A stretch of DNA from Solenopsis invicta isolate M01_SB chromosome 5, UNIL_Sinv_3.0, whole genome shotgun sequence:
accacgattcatatgacacttgtattttttacaagccatagtcgcaggcagcaagtcacttaaaggagacgcactttctggggttttgttaacccgcgacatgctcacaaatcgtggttgatTCAGCTGAttggccggttagacgctagaTCCAATGAGACATAATCacactgaaccgataacgtgacgaaaaGTTAGAGTGAACATTGCAACGGTCTCCGATACAGAATCGTACCCCTTAATAATACATGTGCCCAATCGAacgcgaaaattaatttttggatGAATCACAATGTCTAATGCACTTACCACGTTGGtggaaaaaattcctaaatgttactgaatgtttattaaaatttagtaatttttctctcagtacacgaaaagctgaaaaaaaagaaatatacaccgaaaatcaaagaatttctacttttaacaaattatttcatatttctgcgAGCATCTACTTCGTGGCAcgtgcaagagacattgcttataCGCGAATCGCGAAAGGACGATTTAATAATTCGTACGCgttggatacgggatcgatagtaaGTTCGCTGCGAATGAGTTCTCCCTTTTgtgtcacgtttaacgcacgtctaacgccgactaagctttctcaaccacgattcatacgacacttgtattttttacaagccatagtcgcaggcagcaagtcacttaaaggagacgcactttctggggtgcttttgtcaacccgcgacatgctcacaaatcgtggttgattcagctgatcggccggttagacgctagaTCCAATGAGACATAATCacactgaaccgataacgtgacgagaagttAGAGTGAACATTGCAACggtctccgataccgaatcgtaccttataattaattacatatgtGTCCAATCGAACGCGAAAATTAATTTCTGGACAAATCACAATGTCTCTTACACTTAccacgctgagagaaaaaattcctatattttaataaatatttattcgaatatttctgtggaaatatttatttacagtacataaatatttattgtagtagaagaaataaaacttgaatttaattaatggttcttctactaaataaatatatatttacatttattaaatatttcattattaatattcaaataaatatatatcaaaattcaataatttttctctcagtacgcaaaaagctgaaaaaaataaattatacttaaaaaataaaaacaaaattagcattaaaaaagcattttatattaCTACGAACATCTTCTTCGTGACACGTGTAAGAGACATTGCCTGCTACGCGATTCGCGAAATAACCATTTAACAATTCGAACGCGATAGATACGGGttcgatagtgagctcgttcagaatgagttctgcctttttTCACGTTTAACGCACATCTAACGTCGACTAAACTTTCTTAACCATGATtcgtacgacacttgtatcttacaagccatagtcgcaggcagcaagtcgcttaaaggagacgcactttctggggtgcttttgtcaacccgcgacttGCTCaaaaatcgtggttaatccagctgatcggccggttagacgctaagtccaatgagatgtgatctcattgaaccgataacaTGACGACAAGTCAGAGTAAACATTGCAACGATTACCAATGCCGAACTGTATTCTACATTTGGTACATATGCCCATGcaaacgcaaaaattatttttgatgagTCAATGACAATGTCTTGTACGCATACCACGAAAAAAACATAGAAATATAAATGCACTGAAAAAGTAAAGTCTtgattaattgtttataaatctAAATGAGTCAATCAATACGTCTGTTCAAAAATAGATGAATCAGAAATATTGTAGGAATTGCAAAGATTATTAcaatgattatattaaaatctatcAAATGTTCGTATTTTAAGATATCGAGTTCTGTTATAATAATGAGAAATTCTGTTAGTTTTGCCAAAATGCacttacatagaaaaaaaattagtgtacaatcaacaatttattactttttgtatatgcgagaatataaaatctttttggaataatttgtaaacaaacataattcccttacatgaagaaaaaatattctatatttaagcaaattatgtttgtttataattataaaatcttccgagaaaattttatagttttgctTACATTGAAACAATgatctaattatattaacaaaacttatatgacaaaatattctattatctATATTCAAGTCCATTacaattctttataaaaatttaatactgtaaattttgtacttttctgTTTGCATTTCTAATGTAttctaataagaaatataaataacctGTCTggttagaatttatatattgcaCAGCATAAATCTTTTGTGGACAATTCGTGTATTCACTAACATGAATTCCGGATGAAACAggcaaacaaatttttactattatagttatttaaaatgtgcataacaaattgtatttttgcgttaattttttgatttatgtttttttgcaaaattcctATACTGTATATATTAAagctttatatttcttttaattcaatattattcaattcGTCATTAATCATTATggtatatacataatttttattcattaaattattattatgtgtgtGAATCACGATAACAATTCGGATTTAGTATTATGCtctaaagtaattattatttacagaattattataatgtcatgacataattttaatttatggaattattttatgtctccacataattttaatttatccaatttaaattatattactgcataataataatttagaattattattattgtattacttgccataattttaattcatggaattattattatgtcacgacataatttcaataaatggaatcattattatgttacaacataattttaattcatctaATTAAAGTTATGTCttgacagaattatttttatggccacaataaaaattataaattctttttatgtttggacataataataattccacgAATTAAAATAATGGACGCGACGTAATAGAAATAccgatttatttttatgtcgattttaatttatgtaaacatTATTAGTTTGTGACATagttttaatttgtcaaattattattatgccttgatataattttaatttacttttattgtgACATAATAATGatttgatgaattaaaattatgccgcaacgtaataataaattcataaaatctaACGTTTTTATTagagaatatttcttttatattattaaaaagtaaaatggttTACTATATTTCACAGTTTCGTTAccttatttataaattcttttttatcacTCACCAATCGATGGGCAATAGTGGAATTATTAGATACATGATCATTATGATGAatctgtaacatataaatataagatcCTTATTAAAGTAACTCTTAAAATAATCAacgatttaaaagataattcttacatagaattttttaattgtttttaaattaaaatattataattatacaattttaaaaagaataacttcataaaaataaatttatcaagttttatattaaaatatgtttttctctaattattattttttaaaaattgaaacaaaatgacTAAAGAAATGGaaacaaacaattaattttacgtgTGTAAGCAATAATGCTTATCGCAAAGTTGCTCCACCGAAGCTCGATAGCTCTTTTAACTCTGATTTGTTTCCTCTGAGTTGTCAAATTTTCTCTTCAAATTATATTCCACAATGTGCAGTAATAGAACTGTAGTAGATACATTAATATACGATctgcattacaaaaaaatattcaaatacaaaaaagtGTTCGATAaccaaaaaatattcaaataggaataatattgaaaacaaaaatatatggaaaaattatttttgcaattaagtatcgttttttatttataatttcaacggatatgtaataaaaaagtaaagtttttaaatgaaaataaattattaaaatacatgaaTCGCGCGTTATATCGCAAACGAATATCAAATCCATGTTTTATGCGATAATTAGGTgctgtttaataataaatgtacggTTAAACTTTGCTTACTAATTAAATGAGTAACTGAGTAATGCCATTTGTTCTGGATGTTTCGTTGATCCTTTCTGCTTACGCcgcgttctgtaaataaaaagtgaatgCAATTAAGAAGAAACAATTTCATTTCCCGCGCGGACAACTTCATAGCGACGCCGCACTTGTGACGTAGTGACGCCACGCATCCTGCTCTTAACTTCACATTCATGTACCGGTCCGCGTCTCAAGCAACAAATGTACGTTGTGTTTTATGACGATTATTATGTCGTGTTATAGTTAGaagcatattaatattataagctTGACATCCGCGTGCGTTACTTGCAACTTGATATATCGTCGTTGTCAACAGGTAGCGCGATATGCATCCGACCGAGTAATTATTGTGAAATACGCATTTGTACGAATCACCAGTATGAGTACAGAATTTGTATTACATAATGGTTAAACTGACAGTATTGATACGATCGAGATTAAGATTGATTTCACTTACTTATTAAGTCGCGACGCCGCTCGCTCCGGTTCCGCTCCATCCTGCGTTCGCCGCATTCTGCAATCAAACATGTAAATGCGAATCAAGATGGCGAGCCGGCTTCGTTCTCGCACGCGCGGTCAACTTTACGCGTCAAGACCGACGCCGCGatcgcgccgccgccgcgctcCACACGAACATCGAATTTACATTACGCGATGATTGCATTGGCagtaaattattaatgcaaGCTTGATATAAGTCTCGTTCACCTGTTAAACGACCCGCGACGACACCTCCGTTCTGAAGCCGGTCCGTCCCGCGTCCGCTGCTTTCTGTAAATGAAACGTGAATGTAACTGAGAAGACGGCGAGAAGCGGTTCGTCTCTCGCGCGGCCAACTTCACGCGACAAGAATGACGCCGCATCCGCGCCACCTTGCCGTGGCGACGCTACGTATTCCGCTGCTAATTTTTCGTTCATGCATTTTCCACAACATTGTCCAGTTAACGAATAAATACGCTGTCTTTTATGAACGATTATCCCGTATTCGTTAGAGTAAGCgtgttaattttataagaagATATTCGCACGCGCTACTTGCAACACACGATAATACATGCTCGTCGTTTTGTCAATTATTCGCGCGATACATTTCTTCGGCATTCATTGTCGCGAGCGCGCGTTTTCACGAattatcaatatacatataagcatCGAATCTTTATTATTTAGTCGGTTTGCGACGCCGCTCGTTTCCACGCTCCTATCCGCATCGCGTCCCCCGTGTTCTATAAACAGATAAAAATGCAAAGTTGGCGAGCCGGCTTCGTTTTCGCGCGCGCTGTTAACCTTACGCGTCAAGATCGACATCGCGGCCAGCGCGCACGCGAGCATCGAATCTACGCGATGATTGCATTTGCAATAAATGCGATAAGTCTCGCTTACCTGTTAAACAAGTCGCGTCGACGCATTCGCTCTAAAGACGGTCCCGCGTTCAATcgcgtcttctccgttgccCCGTATTTCGTGTCTCGAGCTTTCGACGAGCGTCGGTACTTGGGAGCGCCGAAAGCGAAGTATCGCGCGTTCGCTCGGCGCTCCCTTGCGCGCCAGGTGTGCAAATAGTCGTGGATAACGCGGAGAACAACGTTATCGATATCGTACGGCAACGCACTAACAGCCAGTAACGCGGCCATCTATCGGCGCGAGCGCGCCGCCAACGGTCGCACGCGAGATGGCGCCGCGCGGAGTCCGTATTGACAGGTGCCTCGGCAGCATGGCGACCAGTGTTTACGACAACTGATCGCGGTCGATCGAACTCgtgcggcggcgacggcggcgacggcggcggtggtgtgGTCCCGGTCGAGTCAACGCACGGCTGTTTACGGTGTCGGTGGTGACCGCGTTTCTCCCGGCACGACAACGCGGAGCTTCCAGCGTTCGCGCTCTTGACAAACGCGACGCAAGAAACCGTCCTGCGAACGgcgcacgcaacgtcgtcgtGCAGCAAGTAGTGGCGCGTGGTGCTGGAGACGCAGCGGTGCTCGTC
This window harbors:
- the LOC120357850 gene encoding uncharacterized protein LOC120357850 gives rise to the protein MAALLAVSALPYDIDNVVLRVIHDYLHTWRARERRANARYFAFGAPKYRRSSKARDTKYGATEKTRLNAGPSLERMRRRDLFNRKQRTRDGPASERRCRRGSFNRMRRTQDGAEPERAASRLNKTRRKQKGSTKHPEQMALLSYSFN